One region of Armigeres subalbatus isolate Guangzhou_Male chromosome 3, GZ_Asu_2, whole genome shotgun sequence genomic DNA includes:
- the LOC134221233 gene encoding LOW QUALITY PROTEIN: uncharacterized protein LOC134221233 (The sequence of the model RefSeq protein was modified relative to this genomic sequence to represent the inferred CDS: inserted 1 base in 1 codon), whose product MDPQEGSSTVRRKRAGGKRTLQQIATEFVFMDGISAHCRIEDSSGCRYVQASFDIGNFIRHFRAKHPEAANKAGLLKEEDVXGEKPRSIPKRMIAIDSKLVIESMLKLVSYHNLPLACVEWKGFRMLLDPLSTALGISLNRDTLKHHLKAAADRTREEVAKEMRNKLISVKIDSASRLNRHVLGINVQYAESGKVVIRTIGMIEIKERQTAVFLKSKVLEVLETYGVSVEQIFSVTVDNGLNDASWTFIENYVEAFKPLYLCTKRLQEKHVSLPDFYLSWLQAVSEIKSFPSNPFVPSLIASLSRRLENLKTSRAFQMALYLDPRLNYLHSKFFNPNEKLMIQGYITDTWDRIRKQRPPDGMVAAEQSGNSDHSQFDDYLTEMFGGSLDDSLTCDSSKFAQQVKALDAEPRQGFNHDVWEYWIRRQKSHPELFEVAMVALAAPSNQVSVERAFSGLALVLSPHRAALGPDSLENILLLKLNRDIFEHVMQCYDWKGFSSTQNDPVPP is encoded by the exons ATGGATCCGCAAGAAGGAAGCTCCACTGTGAGGCGAAAGCGTGCTGGAG gaAAGCGAACGCTGCAGCAAATTGCTACGGAGTTTGTTTTTATGGACGGCATCTCAGCGCATTGCCGAATCGAAGATTCCTCGGGTTGCCGCTATGTCCAGGCAAGTTTCGATATCGGGAACTTTATCAGACACTTTCGAGCGAAGCATCCCGAGGCCGCGAATAAAGCAGGTCTTCTAAAGGAAGAGGATG CCGGAGAAAAACCGCGAAGCATTCCGAAACGAATGATAGCCATAGACAGCAAGTTGGTTATAGAATCCATGCTAAAGCTGGTTTCATATCATAATCTGCCACTAGCGTGTGTAGAGTGGAAGGGTTTCCGAATGCTGCTGGATCCCCTGTCAACTGCACTTGGGATTTCCTTGAATAGAGACACACTAAAGCACCACTTGAAAGCAGCGGCAGATCGGACCAGAGAAGAGGTAGCTAAGGAAATGCGCAATAAATTAATCTCCGTGAAAATTGATTCAGCTTCAAGGCTAAACCGGCATGTTCTTGGCATTAATGTGCAATACGCCGAATCAGGAAAGGTAGTGATACGCACCATTG GTATGATTGAAATCAAAGAGAGGCAAACTGCAGTCTTTCTCAAGAGCAAGGTTCTAGAAGTCCTGGAAACTTATGGTGTCTCAGTTGAGCAGATTTTTTCCGTAACGGTAGACAATG GTTTGAACGATGCAAGCTGGacttttattgaaaattatgtgGAGGCGTTTAAACCGTTGTACCTGTGTACAAAAAGACTACAAGAAAAACACGTTTCACTTCCTGATTTCTACTTAAGCTGGCTACAGGCTGTCAGTGAAATCAAAAGTTTTCCATCGAACCCATTTGTTCCAAGTCTCATCGCATCTTTGTCACGAcgtttggaaaatttaaagaCATCAAGAGCATTTCAAATGGCACTATACCTCGATCCAAGACTGAACTACTTACATTCGAAGTTCTTTAATCCGAACGAGAAGTTAATGATTCAG GGCTACATTACGGATACCTGGGATCGAATTCGCAAGCAACGACCGCCCGATGGAATGGTTGCTGCTGAACAGAGCGGTAACAGCGACCACAGTCAGTTCGATGATTATCTTACTGAAATGTTTGGAGGCTCACTCGATGATTCGCTTACCtgtgattcatccaaatttgccCAGCAAGTCAAAGCTTTAGATGCCGAGCCACGTCAAGGTTTCAACCACGATGTGTGGGAGTATTGGATACGGCGTCAAAAAAGTCATCCTGAATTGTTCGAAGTGGCAATGGTTGCTCTAGCTGCGCCATCCAATCAGGTTTCTGTGGAACGTGCTTTTTCGGGTCTTGCGCTGGTTCTTTCACCGCATAGAGCTGCACTTGGACCAGATTCACTGGAAAATATACTTCTTCTGAAACTAAATCGTGACATTTTTGAGCATGTCATGCAATGCTACGACTGGAAGGGTTTCAGCAGCACCCAAAACGATCCTGTACCACCGTAG